The Hujiaoplasma nucleasis DNA window CCATCAGTAATAATTAAAACATTATTGTAATCATCTCTTTTTTCTTTTAAGATACCTTCTAAATCTTCCATATCAGAGTGTTTATAAATAGCCTTATCCGCTCTCGATAAACGAACACCATCAATAATTGACGCATGATTTAATTCATCAGAAATAATTAAATCTCCCTTATTAACAATGGCTTGAATAGCACCAATATTACAGTTTAAACCTGATTGAAAAACAGTAACTGCTTCTTCTCGCTTAAATTCAGCTAATAAAACTTCTAACTCTTCAAGCGGTGCTTGATTTCCAACAATAGTTCTTACAGAACCTGTTCCAGCACCATATTTTTTTACTGCTTCAATCGCAGCTTCTTCAACCTGAGGATGAGTCGCTAGTCCTAAATAATTGTTAGAAGATAGATTAACAACTTCTTTTCCGTTTAAAGAAATTCGGTTATCACAAGGACCTTCATTAATAGGTAGGGTTCTGTATACCCCATCCTCTTTTAATTGTTCTACTTGTTTTTCTAAATACTTTAAATTATTCATCTATATCATCTCCTGGAATTAAAATTATTTTCCCACAATTTTTACCGTTCATCACTTCAGCAGCTTGGCTGATTTGACTTAATGGGAATTGATGAGTCACAAATTTATCAAAGTGTAATAAATCATTGGATACTAGATACTTGACCTTATCCCAAGTTTCATAAATTCTTCTTCCAACAACACCATAAATATTCAAACCTTTAAAAACAACATCATTGGCTAAATCTATAGAAATATTTTCGTTTGGCAATCCAAGCAATGACATACCACCACCAGCTTTTATATATTTAAAAGCCAATTCAATGGCACCCTTATTACCAGAAAAATCACATACTACATCAACACCCTTACCATGAGTTGCTTCCATAACTTTTTGATACACATCTTCATTGATTGGATTTATCACTAAATCAGCATCTAATTCTTTAGCTAAATTTTGTCTAAACTCATTGACCTCGATAGCGATAACCTGTTTAGCCCCATAAGCCTTTGCAACATCAATACCCATTAAACCTATTGGACCACACCCTAATATAACTACAGACTTATCTTTGACGTCAAAATGCGTCACAGTATGTACAGCATTCCCTAAAGGTTCTTGAACCGATAAATACAAGTCATTTTTTGCATCATTATTAACTATACAATTCGCTGCTGGTATTTTAATATATCTAGCGAAACAACCATCTCTATCAACACCTATAATCTCGGTATTTTCACAAATATGGCCTTCTCCCCTTAAACAAAACTCACATTCATTACAAATGATATGGGTTTCTGCACTAACAACATCACCAATTTTTAAACCCTTGACATCATCAGCCATTTTAATAATTTCACCTGAAAATTCATGTCCTACAATTAAAGGTAAATTTAAATGTGTCTCAGCCCAATGATCATAATTATAAATATGGGAATCTGTTCCGCAAAAAGAAACAGACTTTATCTTAATTAATACTTCTTGATCCTTTAAATCAGTCGAAATCTTAACTTTTTTGAAAACAAAACCTTTTTCTGGCTTTTCTTTAACAACAGCCATCATTTCTAATTCTTTAATGTGTTCATCCAATGCTTTTTTCATATGTGTCTCCCTTTAATTTCATTAAATTATCCATTCGTATTATAACATACCAAATAGTAAGATTTAAAGGCATTTTTCTTAAAAAAAAGAAAAAGCTGAAAGCCTTTTCTTTATTCCTCTAATTTAAATGATAAATACAATTTTTGATTATTAAAATGGCTACCACTTTCATCCTGATAATCTTCCACATGAAAGCCTAAATGAACATTTAAATCTTCATTTTCTACATACTTATAGACTTTCTTTATCTCATTCTTTAAATCTTTCTTATTAATTGGAAACATTATATATTTACCTTTAGGTAATTTTTTTGTGACTAAATTTTCTTCATCAACTTCCACTAGACCTTCAGTTTGAACCATGGCATAATAATCAACAGTTTTAGATTCCATAAAGTCAAAACGATATATTTCTAAACCTATGAATCTTAAAGGTGTTATCTTATTGGGAATTTCACTCATGTATAAATTTTCTAATTCTTCCCATAAACCTGGTAATTTAAGATGATCATCAGATCCGATTTTAAAACCACCTATCATTTCAATACCAGCATAATATCTTGTTTCAAAATCTTTCACTATATATTCCATATTTTCACCTCTTAAGAATATTATAACAAAGAAATAATAGATTTCAAATATGACAAATGAAGATTAATACTAATTTCATTAGTTTTTAAGTAATAAAAAAAGAGAAGATAATCTTCTCTTTCAAAATTCTCATGGAGCAAGCGAGGGGAATCGAACCCCCATTCTCTGCATGGCAAGCAGACGTTTTACCATTAAACTACACCTGCAAGTGCATGATTTCACGCACTATATATTTTATAATAATTGACAAATAAAATCAACCATTATTTCTTAAAAATTAGATTATTTTATTAACCTGCGCCACGGACTTACAAAACCACCACTGACCATAGATACATCATTGCTGACAACCAAGGCATCATCATCTGTTTCATTGATGAGTTTGACAATATTTAGTTTGTTCTTACGATTAGCGAATATCATAAGAACTTCTCTTTCTTTGTACTTGCCATAGGCATTAATGCTTGTGACTGCGTAACCTGCATCCCTTAAAGCATTGGTGACGTTTTTAGCTTCTTCTTTCATAATAATTGCTTGGATAAGTATCTTACCTACACCAATTTTATCTTCTATGATAGATCCTAAATAAACCCCAACCGCAAAACCTATACCATAATATATACCTTTTAAAGGCGCTTCAGTAATACCGTTAATAACTGATGATGCGATAAATACCCATAACAATATTTCAATAAGTGCTAAGATAGTTCCAGGTTTTCTCAAACCTTTTC harbors:
- a CDS encoding GyrI-like domain-containing protein gives rise to the protein MEYIVKDFETRYYAGIEMIGGFKIGSDDHLKLPGLWEELENLYMSEIPNKITPLRFIGLEIYRFDFMESKTVDYYAMVQTEGLVEVDEENLVTKKLPKGKYIMFPINKKDLKNEIKKVYKYVENEDLNVHLGFHVEDYQDESGSHFNNQKLYLSFKLEE
- the tdh gene encoding L-threonine 3-dehydrogenase, which codes for MKKALDEHIKELEMMAVVKEKPEKGFVFKKVKISTDLKDQEVLIKIKSVSFCGTDSHIYNYDHWAETHLNLPLIVGHEFSGEIIKMADDVKGLKIGDVVSAETHIICNECEFCLRGEGHICENTEIIGVDRDGCFARYIKIPAANCIVNNDAKNDLYLSVQEPLGNAVHTVTHFDVKDKSVVILGCGPIGLMGIDVAKAYGAKQVIAIEVNEFRQNLAKELDADLVINPINEDVYQKVMEATHGKGVDVVCDFSGNKGAIELAFKYIKAGGGMSLLGLPNENISIDLANDVVFKGLNIYGVVGRRIYETWDKVKYLVSNDLLHFDKFVTHQFPLSQISQAAEVMNGKNCGKIILIPGDDIDE
- a CDS encoding DUF2179 domain-containing protein is translated as MWDTIWEFLSSVPLWEVLLILGAKIVEVSISTLRIIFIGKGLRKPGTILALIEILLWVFIASSVINGITEAPLKGIYYGIGFAVGVYLGSIIEDKIGVGKILIQAIIMKEEAKNVTNALRDAGYAVTSINAYGKYKEREVLMIFANRKNKLNIVKLINETDDDALVVSNDVSMVSGGFVSPWRRLIK